From a region of the Streptomyces sp. NBC_00102 genome:
- a CDS encoding RICIN domain-containing protein produces the protein MPLNRRHFMTSALVTAASTAAMGRWATTATAAGHVAPVARGGHYAPNAAPLHPTAFLKLPPGRVKAKGWLAGQLKLQLDGLCGRYEEFSHFLDFDTSGWVHTDQGGWEEVPYWLRGYTDLAIVTGDAEALAATRRWIDAILTTQQSDGFFGPKALRTSLNGGPDFWPFLPLIQALRSWQEYSGDTRVIPFLSRFFRYMNTQGPGAFNTSWIALRWGDGLDSVFWLFNRTGDTFLLDLADKIHQNGADWGDNLVNPHNVNIAQGFREPAQYALRSGSAQDTKDTYGTYAKAMGQYGQFAGGGIAGDENARAGHGDPRQGFETCGIVEFMASHQLLTRITGDPLWADRCEDLAFNSLPASLDPSGKSIHYITSANSVDLDNEPKRDRQFQNGFAMQAFLPGVDQYRCCPHNYGMGWPYFLEELWLATPDGGLAAAMYAASEVTATVADGTQVTITEETDYPFTDTVTLTLKTPKQLKFPLVLRVPAWCTAPEIRVNGQRVTAPAGPAFTRVDRTWKNGDQVTLRFPQQTTVRTWAQNHGSVSIDRGPLTYSLRIGESYERIGGTDQFPEYAVHATTPWNYGLVLDGALPQATAAPRSRARSARLAAGDNPFTLEGTPLTLTARARRIPEWSADDEHVVAPLQQSPARSTEPVEQVALVPMGAARLRITSFPTVAPDAAPWLADRWYRIANKNSGKVLGVDGMSTANSAHVVQFGDTGTDDHLWRLVANGDGWYRIRNQHSGKVLGVDLMSTANSAHVVQFDDNDTDDHLWQLVPNGDGWYRIRNRHSDKVLGVDLMSLADSAHVVQYDDNGTADHLWQLL, from the coding sequence ATGCCCCTGAACCGTCGGCATTTCATGACCAGTGCCCTGGTCACCGCCGCCTCGACCGCCGCCATGGGCCGCTGGGCCACCACCGCGACCGCGGCGGGTCACGTGGCGCCGGTGGCGCGCGGCGGCCACTACGCCCCGAACGCCGCCCCGCTGCACCCGACCGCGTTCCTGAAGCTGCCGCCCGGCCGGGTCAAGGCAAAGGGCTGGCTCGCCGGCCAGCTCAAACTCCAACTGGACGGCCTCTGCGGGCGGTACGAGGAGTTCTCGCACTTCCTCGACTTCGACACCTCCGGCTGGGTGCACACCGACCAGGGCGGCTGGGAGGAAGTCCCGTACTGGCTGCGGGGATACACCGACCTGGCGATCGTCACCGGCGACGCGGAAGCGCTCGCCGCCACCCGGCGCTGGATCGACGCGATCCTCACCACGCAGCAGTCGGACGGGTTCTTCGGCCCCAAGGCGCTGCGCACCTCGCTCAACGGCGGACCGGACTTCTGGCCGTTCCTCCCGCTGATCCAGGCGCTGCGCTCCTGGCAGGAGTACAGCGGCGACACCCGGGTGATCCCCTTCCTCAGCCGGTTCTTCCGGTACATGAACACCCAGGGGCCGGGCGCCTTCAACACCAGCTGGATCGCGCTGCGTTGGGGCGACGGTCTGGACAGCGTCTTCTGGCTGTTCAACCGGACCGGCGACACCTTCCTGCTCGACCTCGCGGACAAGATCCACCAGAACGGCGCCGACTGGGGCGACAATCTGGTCAACCCGCACAACGTCAACATCGCGCAGGGCTTCCGCGAGCCCGCCCAGTACGCGCTGCGCAGCGGTTCGGCGCAGGACACGAAAGACACGTACGGCACCTACGCCAAGGCGATGGGCCAGTACGGGCAGTTCGCGGGCGGCGGTATCGCCGGGGACGAGAACGCCCGTGCCGGGCACGGCGATCCGCGGCAGGGGTTCGAGACCTGCGGCATCGTGGAGTTCATGGCGAGCCACCAGCTGCTCACCCGGATCACCGGTGACCCGCTGTGGGCGGACCGTTGCGAGGATCTCGCTTTCAACTCGCTGCCCGCGTCGCTCGATCCCTCGGGCAAGTCGATCCACTACATCACCAGCGCCAACAGCGTCGATCTGGACAACGAGCCCAAGCGGGACCGGCAGTTCCAGAACGGTTTCGCGATGCAGGCGTTCCTTCCGGGCGTGGACCAGTACCGCTGCTGCCCGCACAACTACGGCATGGGCTGGCCGTACTTCCTCGAAGAGCTCTGGCTCGCCACCCCCGACGGCGGTCTGGCGGCGGCGATGTACGCGGCCAGCGAGGTGACGGCGACCGTCGCGGACGGTACCCAGGTCACCATCACCGAGGAGACCGATTACCCCTTCACGGACACGGTCACCCTCACCCTCAAGACCCCGAAGCAGCTGAAGTTCCCGCTGGTGCTGCGCGTCCCGGCCTGGTGCACCGCGCCGGAGATCCGGGTCAACGGGCAGCGCGTCACGGCCCCCGCCGGTCCGGCGTTCACCCGCGTCGACCGCACCTGGAAGAACGGCGACCAGGTCACGCTCCGCTTCCCGCAGCAGACCACCGTACGCACCTGGGCGCAGAACCACGGTTCGGTGAGCATCGACCGCGGGCCGCTCACGTACTCGCTCCGGATCGGCGAGAGCTACGAACGCATCGGCGGCACCGACCAGTTCCCGGAGTACGCGGTGCACGCGACCACCCCGTGGAACTACGGGCTCGTGCTGGACGGGGCGCTGCCCCAGGCCACCGCGGCCCCGCGCTCCCGTGCGCGTTCGGCCCGGCTGGCGGCCGGCGACAACCCCTTCACCCTGGAGGGCACCCCGCTCACACTGACCGCCCGGGCCCGCCGTATCCCGGAGTGGAGCGCGGACGACGAGCACGTGGTGGCGCCGCTCCAGCAGAGCCCGGCGCGCAGCACCGAGCCCGTCGAGCAGGTCGCCCTCGTCCCGATGGGAGCGGCTCGGCTGCGGATCACGTCCTTCCCGACGGTGGCACCGGACGCGGCGCCCTGGCTGGCGGACCGCTGGTACCGGATTGCCAACAAGAACTCGGGCAAGGTGCTCGGCGTCGACGGGATGTCGACCGCGAACAGCGCCCATGTGGTGCAGTTCGGCGACACCGGCACCGACGACCACCTGTGGCGGCTGGTCGCCAACGGCGACGGCTGGTACCGCATCCGCAACCAGCACTCCGGCAAGGTGCTCGGCGTCGACCTGATGTCCACGGCCAACAGCGCCCACGTCGTCCAGTTCGACGACAACGACACCGACGACCACCTCTGGCAGCTCGTGCCGAACGGCGACGGCTGGTACCGCATCCGCAATCGCCACTCGGACAAGGTGCTCGGCGTGGACCTGATGTCCCTCGCCGACAGCGCCCATGTCGTGCAGTACGACGACAACGGCACCGCAGACCACCTCTGGCAGCTGCTCTGA
- a CDS encoding IS4 family transposase, translated as MPRPGQVKSSGVDRLSDRIALGVLTRTFPPELVDEVITECGRGEQRTRLLPARVVLYFVLAMCLFFGQGYEEVARLLVHGLEREGRWAAVWRVPTTAAIGRARLRLGPEPLRVLFARVCRPVAVARTQGAWYRQWRLVAVDGTVFDVPDTAANAQFFGRPGTSRGQGRSAYPQARVAALAECGTHAVFAAEVGPLTVHETGLARRLFPALTKGMLLLADRGFCGLDLWRAAKAGGADLLWRVRSVVVLPVLETLADGSYVSEIVAARDNYRRADPERVRVIEYVLGPRGGGTVYRLITTLLDPDQAPAEELAAVYAQRWEIENTLDEIKNHQGIPGLVLRSRYPRGVEQEIFAFLLVHHALRDLMHQAALKADHDPDRVSFTRTLRVVRRHVTGQAALSPLTTGPVHHPEPA; from the coding sequence GTGCCAAGGCCAGGTCAGGTGAAGTCGTCGGGTGTTGATCGGTTGTCGGACCGGATCGCGTTGGGGGTGTTGACGCGGACGTTTCCGCCGGAACTGGTCGACGAGGTGATCACCGAGTGCGGGAGAGGCGAGCAGCGGACGCGTCTGCTGCCTGCGCGGGTGGTGCTCTACTTCGTCCTGGCGATGTGTCTGTTCTTCGGACAGGGCTATGAAGAGGTGGCTCGGCTTCTGGTTCATGGGCTGGAGCGTGAGGGCCGGTGGGCAGCGGTCTGGCGGGTGCCCACGACGGCGGCGATCGGTCGGGCCCGGTTGCGGCTTGGGCCGGAGCCGTTGCGGGTCCTGTTCGCCCGGGTGTGCCGGCCGGTGGCGGTCGCGCGGACGCAGGGCGCCTGGTACCGGCAGTGGCGGCTGGTCGCGGTGGACGGCACCGTTTTCGATGTTCCGGACACCGCGGCGAACGCCCAGTTCTTCGGGCGGCCCGGTACCAGTCGCGGGCAGGGTCGCAGTGCGTATCCGCAGGCGAGGGTGGCGGCGCTGGCCGAGTGCGGGACCCATGCCGTGTTCGCGGCCGAGGTCGGACCGCTCACGGTCCACGAGACAGGGCTGGCCCGGCGGTTGTTCCCCGCGTTGACGAAGGGGATGCTCCTGCTCGCCGACCGGGGCTTTTGCGGCCTTGATCTGTGGCGGGCCGCGAAGGCGGGCGGTGCGGACCTGCTGTGGCGGGTCCGCAGCGTCGTGGTGCTGCCGGTCCTGGAAACCCTCGCCGACGGCTCCTACGTGTCGGAGATCGTTGCCGCGCGGGACAATTATCGGCGCGCGGACCCCGAGCGGGTGCGGGTGATCGAGTACGTCCTCGGCCCACGCGGCGGCGGCACCGTCTACCGGTTGATCACCACCCTCCTCGACCCCGACCAGGCGCCGGCCGAGGAACTCGCCGCGGTCTATGCCCAGCGGTGGGAGATCGAGAACACCCTGGACGAGATCAAGAACCACCAGGGCATCCCAGGGCTGGTGCTGCGTTCCCGGTACCCACGCGGCGTCGAACAGGAGATCTTCGCGTTCCTGCTGGTCCACCACGCGCTGCGGGACCTGATGCACCAGGCCGCTCTCAAGGCCGATCATGATCCCGACCGGGTCTCCTTCACCCGCACCCTGCGCGTCGTCCGCCGCCACGTCACCGGGCAGGCGGCGCTTTCCCCCCTCACGACTGGCCCGGTCCATCACCCAGAGCCTGCGTGA